Proteins encoded by one window of Blautia faecicola:
- a CDS encoding DUF4177 domain-containing protein, with protein MKKYEYVEINYNAKGVVFLCTDKHKEIIDSYAKTGYHYAGFVPTEIDAKGCMRKIDLIFEKED; from the coding sequence ATGAAAAAATATGAGTATGTAGAAATTAACTATAATGCGAAAGGAGTTGTATTCCTTTGTACTGATAAACACAAAGAAATTATTGACAGTTACGCAAAAACGGGGTATCACTACGCAGGATTTGTACCCACAGAAATTGACGCAAAAGGCTGTATGCGAAAGATAGATTTAATTTTTGAAAAAGAAGATTAA